CAGACGGCTTGGTCCTCGATGCGCTCGCCAACAAGTTCACGGCCTCCCGTCACACCGCCGGCAAGATCCCAGTTCCAGTTCAACCGAAGCAGGTAGGTCGTCTCCCACTCGGCGATCCGATCCAGAGAACTCGAATTTTTCTCGTAGGAATCCGTTTTGATTCTTGTTTGCCTGGGAGTGGGGGTTGTGGTTTGCTCACTGCAGGTGTTGTGCTGGTTCCGGAAACGCCGGTACTCTCCCGAGGGCAGGGCCTCCTTGTGCACGCAAGCGACGCAGATGatgacgccggcggcggccaaccAGCATCAGGAAGGCTTCACCTTCAGGGCTCAGGCCCGTGCAGCTGCGCGCTCTGGCTCCTCCTCAGGTTATAGATTACTGCTGATGACTTGATGTTACCTCTGCTCGCAGCACATTTTATTTTTTCCATGGTCACTAGGTCTACTTTCCTGTTACTAGTAGCTAGGAGTGTTGGATGCATATGGTGAAATGCTTTACATACAGGGGCACAAAGTTTACACACGTGTACCCTATGTCGCTGTGTGCGCCACATTTTCATGGAACTGATGGGCAATGCTTGTGCTTCTACAAGATTTTATTTGGTGTGGATTAGTCAATTTCATGCGAAATCGGTAACTTCAATTTTTATGCAGGAGTTTCAAGTCATTACTGTAATACTTAGCACGTAGTTCCTTGTGGAAACTTCCTAGGGCACAGAGTGTATGGATGAGTACTGTGCTCCATATATGTTGCTTTGTGTGTAGCTCACTGGATGAACTGGGCGATTTATTTGCTTCTGCATGCTGTGTGTGTACCACAGTTTTAGAAACAAGGGTGACGGGTGCTGCAAGCTTTCATTTGGCGCAGATCGTAGATGTTCCTTAGCTTCAACTTGTTGTGCTATATTTTTTTAACTTGAATGCTTCTGGCAATTGTTTTTGAGGCAATTACTGTTACACTTAGTACTGGTGTGACCTAATATTGTCATAGTTCTATTTTCTTTTATATTAGAACATGCGTTAATGGTCCAACTCTGTGCCATTCTCCACAAGACCACAACTTCTATAGGATAACTGATTCTTTTAGCCTGATGTTACTCGTTAAATTTTGTTTGGTAACTATCTAGCACTCATCATGATCGTTCTTTATTATCATGTCTTTTATTCCCTCTGATTATGGTTGGCGTTGCTGGAAATCAGAGAGGAATCCTGTGGATGATGTAGAGCAATTTGAAGCTAAGTCTGCAAGAGATGGCGCATGGTATGGTGATATTGTTCCTCATCCTTTTTTGTTTAGATGATATTGCTCGTGGCATCGTAATTGATTCTGGCATTTGCATATTTTCATGTATGCTTATTCTTTATCCGTGAGAGCATAATAGCATGCTCTAATTGGAGCAATGGTCTATTGTCAATTTATTATTTTTGTCAGCAAACTTGCAGGAGGTCATCAATATCATTTCCGACTCAAGTAAAAGAATCTGGAAGTAAACTAAAAACCATAGTCATATCACCATGCTGAGTGCATCGAGCAATGAGTTTTTTTTTGTCTGCATGCATTACAGGAAATTACATCCTTGGCAAAAAATGTATTTTCCCTCGACCTGTTTCTTTGCATAAAGCATATTCTGGTTGACCATGGAGATTAAGAAAAAGATGATCAAATATAATGGTAGAGATAAATGACCTTGAGTTTCACGGTGTTAATTAGTGCCTTGAGAGTAAAGGAGAGAAGATTTATATGAGTCTTAACTCTTAAAAGATAAAGAGGAATATGGAGTATTAATAGGGTAAAAGAGAGAAAACATAACTAAAGTAACATACGAGTCTTCATGTATTTAAACAACTTGGCCAAAACTATATGCCTTACAGAATTTGTAATGGAGGGAGTAAAAGACATGAAAAGATAAGGGGTCATCATTACATGTGAACCATGCATTAGTGTCTCaatgagaaaacaaaaaaagaaCTATAATTTGATATGGTTATTCCCTGACTATGGACATGCCTTGAATTGTGTCAATATCTTTTTATATAGGTTTCAAGTTTTCATGCATGACTACCCTTGTTTGTTACAGGTACGATGTTGCTGCCTTTCTACTTCAAAGGGGGTTTGAAACAGGTCATCCGGTAAGGATACTGAAATATTGTTGATGCATAAAGAACAAAACACACTTATGGTATCTTACGTGAAATCAGTATATATGGTAATGATACTGAAACTATATATGATTCGCTTCTCATTCGCATATTCTGGGATTGCATTCCTTGACTGAAATGACAATATCCAGGAAGTTGAAATGGCACAAGTCAGAGTCCATCGTTTATTATTAGGCTATCCGACTAGGGAAGTTTGGGATCTGGGATAGTGTTTATTAGGATGGTGAGGACAGAGAGAAGGAAAACTTCGGGCCCGGCGGTTGGGATTAATTTCCCTGTAGTTTTTGCATGAGCCTGTCAAAAAAATACATAGCCTCACAAAGATATTTCCGTTTCCAGTAGTGACCATGCTACAAGGTAGGCACTGGCTCCAGAGTCTTAGTTATTAGCGAGGCAGCGGATTAAAAAAGTTTAGGAGTTAGGGCCTATAAGTTATCATCGTGAAGAAGTTAGTACTTGGTAGTTGAGTTGAGTGTGTTATTTTGAGTAAAGCAAGAATTAATCTCCTCTCTTCTGGGGGCTAAACTCTGAGATAATGGATTCATGCATCAATTGGGTTATTTGATCTTTACCCTCTATAATTCCTCTTATCTACCACTACTATGCTTCATCTTGCTTGGTATGTTACCAACTCCACGGTGATATTTTTTGTAATGTTATCCTACAGCAACCTGTTATTATATATATGCATCAAGCGCAAGAGAAGCATCCGTGCTCCATCTAGTTCAGTGTTTCCACATTGTGTCAAACCATAGTACTAACACACTAATATATGACCTTGGACACACTCTCCTAAAAATTTATGTGAGGATCTGATGCTATTTTGTAGCTAGTTAAAACTCATATCAATCTACCCTATTATTTTTTCTACATGTAAAAAGATCAGTTTTTTTTAAATTAGAGTATGGATAACAAATGCAAATACATCAGCAGCAGCATTTTCTGAAATTGTGTACATTCATATGAGTACTGCTTGTTACATTGGTGTAACTGCATATGCCATATACCATTTATTAGCTTGTTTTCGCTTCTCTTTCAGGAAGTGAAGGTTCGTTTTTCTGGACTTGGAGGACATGAAGATGAATGGGTTAATGTTCGTGAATGCCTACGACAGCGTTCTCTTCCATATGAAGCAAGACAATGTGCTATTGTGGTTCCTGGGGACCACATTCTTTGTTTTCAGGTATTTTCATCTCTAAAATTTCTCCTGATATTTTTTCTTCATAATCTCTAGTTTACTTGTTAAGTACATGCCCTAAATTGTATAAATCATGGTTTTGTTTGAGCCCCTATTAACAGCATTGCACATTATGTATTATATATACAACTTTATAACCAAATTAGTTTATTACTTTGTTTATTACGCGTATCTGAATGTTGTACTGCAGCTGGTTGCACTCTGGATTTATATGTCATTGTAAAAGTTCGACCGTGCACCATGTCAAAACTATTCTCCTTCAACTGAAGTGTTCTTCGGTTACTTCAATTTAATTTCCTTTATACATTGATTAATTTGCAAATGGAATATTTTTTAATGTAGATATTTCCTATGTCTGAAAATCTACATACCATATTCCAAGAAATACACACTCCTTTTATGTCCTCTGCACTACCCTGATTCTATGTACATATGCTAGTTTGCTATAAGAATAACCAAGGGAATTTAACCATCTTTCTTTATCTGCTTCGTTACTCTTCAATTGTGTATCATTTACCACTGTTTTCATCTCATGAATATGTACttctataattaattttacAGGAAAGGCAAAAACAGGCTCTCTATTTTGATGCTCGTGTGGTTGACCTTCAGCGGGGAAATCATGATTCAAGAGGATGTCGTTGCAGATTTCTTGTACGCTATGATCATGATCATTCTGAGGTATATATGTCCAGCATTATGCTTTGACTATCATTCTATTTTGCAGTATTTCATGTATTTAATTAATTTCTTATTTGCAATGAACTTGATCAATTTGATCCATTTCCCCAACAATTGTTTTCTATGTATTCACTACTTTTGCTGTAATGCATGTGTGCCCCATATCGCCTGATtgagctgaaaattttacatgTCTCGACATGTAAAGACGTGAACTAATGAATGCTATATTCTTATCCCTTAGGAAGGATAAATATATCTTACCGCAAATTTGTAATCCAAGTCCTTAAATTTGTTATCCTATTTCATTTATTGGGTTCCTGATCTTAAAAAGTAGTAAATGAATTCATGAACCCGGGCAGATTTAGGGAGTTCAAGAAAGGTAGCTGTCATCAACTTGAGAAATTTGAAAGACTTAAGTTTAAGATCATAAACCACTGTGCAATTTACAATATGTCAATATGACTAATTATGCCCACTTTTTGGTTAAGTATATTTGAAACAAGGAGACTACTATTATATTTAGCTTCTATTTGGTGAATTCAGCACACTTTTAACTCTTAATTATGTAGGAGATTGTTCGACTCAGAAAGATGTGCCGCCGGCCAGAAACCAACTACAGACTTGAATTCTGAGTGCAATGACTAGAGGTGAGGAGGCCTCTACAGATCTTCGTGCTCTAACAAAAAGGGGCTAAAGCTTGTTTGTTCCTTGATCCCCCAAAAAGTGCAATAAGAATTTGACTCTGAAAAGTTTATTGTTGTCCTTTGGCATACTGATGAGCTGGCTTGTAGCTCTTGAATAACCATTTTGAGTACTCATTTTTCATCTTAACTTCTCTACGTAAGGCTTTTTTGTATAACCTGCTAAGAAACTTCACATTTGAGCTGGTTATCTACATGTAACCAGTTCATTTGTCGTATCTTGCTGAGGATGACTCTGTGTCGGCACAGCGATGAGTCCACTGTGCATTTACATGCATATAGTGCCGCTACACCAGATGTGTTTGGAATGAACTGGGGGGTCTAGGCATCAACTGCAATCGTCGACACAGAATTCTGGACACCTGCTAGAACACAGGCTGGTGCATCGACTGACTACCGTGTGCATCGACTGAAATAAAATGCTTGAATGATGAGTCATGGTAGTCTTGATGCAAGGCCTAAAGGAGATGTGAATCAAGATTACCATGACCTTGTCAATGAGCACATGCACTACTACGACCACCTCTATCACCGCCGGATCTAAACCTCCCTTCACCGCTAGTCTGGGATGGCGTTGGAGTAGAGTTGGTGGTGATGGAGTCGGTCATCACTGCCAGAGCAACCACCACACACGATCATCATCTCAACATCCAACATCCACGATTTTAACACATAGTTTACGAAATGTGCATCACTAGTGATTTGTACCCACGACCTCATGCAACACACGTCCCCTGCATACCACTACGCTACTTAGTCACTTGTGCCAAATGATTAGATATTATTCATTTATACcaacttttctaaattttatATTAAATTTTTAGATGTAAAGACAATCTCAAATAGAAATGATGTCAAcagcaaagttatagatctcGTCGAGTACTACAACTTTGATGTTAATATTTTTTCCATTTAAGGATGTTTGATTGATCTaataatttatatttaatattATATAAATAATTTCAAATGAACAAGGTGTCAACTATAAAGTTTTAGATCTTGTCGAGATctataattttgatataaaatttatttttatcCGATTTTGTATAAAAAAGTTATACATTTTTTTGTGTGAATGGTAGGTTTTCAATTTAAAAAGAGACGGGAGATTGTACTCTCTCATCACTGCTGCTGATGGTTATTTGAACTTTTATCGTTGGTGATACGGATTTTTATTGTAGGTTCCAATGGCCACTGCACACGAACCGACGATGATGAGGTGTTGCGATGTAGTAGCGGGGCATCTGCTGACTACTTTAATTTGTACGTCTTGCATCAACACCTAACGGTGTCAGGGAGCACGGTAGAGTGTCCCCAGGAGGGTTGCTTTGAGATTGTTGTTTGACAGGTGACATTGAACGGATTTGAGAGGCAGGGCCATTCACATTAATTGGCAAAGTACCCAGCAATCTTTCCAGGGCACACAGCGGATGCCAGCTGACGGGATAAATACTGTGAATACCCCAAATGCGGACCTTAGGGGATCACCACGTGATTAGCCCGCTCCAATCGGTTGGCCGGGCCCAATTTGGCAGACCTGCTGCTGTGGCCAGCCCACCAGCAGAAGAAGCCCCGATGACCATCAGCGGTCTTGGCGCGGGACACGGGGCGCCTTCCTGACCCGCGACGCCACATGGGGGATCAGGAGCCGACCCGACCCCAGGAGGGAAGGCTCCACCTCGCCCGACCCTGAGGACGCGGATTCGGCCTCGCCCGACAGGAAGGCTCCGCCTCGACCGACCCTAAGGGGAAGGTGGCTCAAAGGTGTGGGACCTCGAGGTCCTACGCCGCCCTCAACTACTATGCATTTAAGGGGTCGTACCTGAGGTCAGGCTCTCGGCGCTAGAATGGGGATTGACATGTCTCGACAAGACGACACGACCCGTGGAGGTGTCGGGTCGCGGCGAGTCAAATCTCCAGTGTGAGAACGGGGATAGGCGTGCCTCAACAGTTGACACGTCCCGTGCAAGCAACGGGCCCGAACAGGTAATGATGTGCTTGTGCCGCCCTCCGTGCCGGGACGTGCCGCACGGTCACTTCCGTGTGGGCGCACCGCGCGGTCACATCCGCCATCATCTACAGGACCCGTGGGGCCCACGCACGGGGGAGGAGGACGGTGGGGTCACGGAGACTCTTCCCTCTCTCCtcctttctctccctctctcgtaTAATCTGCCCCGCTCCTTTGGCCTATAAAAGGGAACGGGGGGACTCTCCGAAAGTGGATCCATTGAACACTCAGCCATCAGAGACTTAGGATTCCACTCCCTCTCTCGACCGTTTGTAACCCTAATACAAACTAGTGCAAGTTACACGAGCAGTCATGAACTAGACATAGGGACATTTCATCAGAACCAGTATACATCCTTGTCTTTACTTTGCACACCATCCGGGCCAGACGCGCAA
The genomic region above belongs to Panicum hallii strain FIL2 chromosome 4, PHallii_v3.1, whole genome shotgun sequence and contains:
- the LOC112890531 gene encoding protein SAWADEE HOMEODOMAIN HOMOLOG 2-like; protein product: MERSPSGGTGGGGAAALFRFLPEEVTEMEALVQQISFAIPDGLVLDALANKFTASRHTAGKIPVPVQPKQVLCWFRKRRYSPEGRASLCTQATQMMTPAAANQHQEGFTFRAQARAAARSGSSSERNPVDDVEQFEAKSARDGAWYDVAAFLLQRGFETGHPEVKVRFSGLGGHEDEWVNVRECLRQRSLPYEARQCAIVVPGDHILCFQERQKQALYFDARVVDLQRGNHDSRGCRCRFLVRYDHDHSEEIVRLRKMCRRPETNYRLEF